CGAGCACAAAGGGGCCGGCCAAATCGCGTTGGATGTGGGCGGCATCGGCTATGCCGTGCTTGTTCCCGATACGGTGCACCGCAGGCTGGCGCAGCATCAGGAAGTCAAACTGCTGACGTATTGCCACATTCGCGAAGACGCCTTCCAGATATACGGCTTTCTCAAGGAAGAAGAGCGTTCGCTCTTCATGACCCTGCTTGAAATCAACGGGGTCGGCCCGCGCGTGGCACTCGCGGTGGTGTCGTTCCTTGCCCCGGCGGCGTTCGGGCGCGCGCTGCTCGAGAACGACTTGAAAGCGTTTACGGGCGTGCCCGGCGTCGGCAAGAAACTCGCCCAGCGCATCCTGCTCGAAATGAAGACGAAACTCGGCCAGGACACCGAACTGAGCGCCATTCTCGGGGAACCGGCCGCGGAGGCCGCGCCGGGCGAAGGCGACGACGTGTATGAAGCGCTGATTTCGCTCGGGTGCACCCCCGCGGAAGCCCGGAACGCCGCGCTCCACGCGCGCAAGAAACTGGGCCCCGATGCTCCGGCCGAAGAACTGGTGCGCGCGGCGCTGCGTTCGATGGCGAGGGCCTAGTCCATGGCCGACATGGAGATCGTAAGCCCGCAGCCGGTCGACGACGACCGCGTCTTCGACGAACAGATACGCCCGCAGCGCTTCGAGGATTTCCCCGGCCAAGACCCTATCAAGGAGAAGCTGCGCATCGCGATTGCGGCGGCCAAACAGCGGGGCGAGCCGCTGGACCACCTGCTGCTGAGCGGCCCGCCGGGGCTGGGCAAGACCACCCTGGCCCGGATCATCGCGAACGAAATGGGCGTGAACATCCGGCAATCGACGGGTCCGGTGATCGAAAGACAGGCCGATCTCTCGGCCATGCTGACAAGTCTTGAAGAGTTTGACGTGTTCTTCATCGATGAAATCCACCGGCTCAACCACGCGGTCGAAGAAACACTCTATTCCGCGATGGAGGATTTCGAGGTCGATATCATGCTCGGCAAGGGTCCGACGGCCCGTTCGATGAAGATCGGCCTCAAGCCGTTCACGCTCATCGGCGCCACAACGCGCGCCGGCCTGCTGACGCCGCCGTTGCGCGCGCGCTTCGGCGACACCTGCCGGTTCGAGTTCTATTCGCCCGCGGAGCTTCAGCGCATCGTCGTCCGCGCGGCGCGCATTTTGAAGGTCGAGGTCGACAACGACGGCGCGCTCGAGATCGCGACGCGCTCGCGCGGCACCGCCCGCATCGCAAACCGCCTGTTGCGCCGGGTGCGCGATTACGCGCAGGTCAAGGGCGACGGCGTCGTGACGCGCGAGGCGGCGGACGCGGCGCTGCACATGCTGCGCATCGACGCGCTGGGCCTCGACGACATGGACCGCGCCATCATCCGGACCGTCATCGAGAAGTTCAGCGGCGGGCCGGTGGGTGTCTCGTCGCTTGGGGTCGCCGTGGGGGAAGAGCGCCAGACGCTCGAAGAGGTTCACGAGCCGTATCTCATCCAGGTCGGCTTCCTGAAACGCACGCCGCAGGGCCGCGTGGCCACGCCGCTCGCATACCGCCATATGGGCCTCGAGCCGCCGCCCGCGGCCGCGCAGCCGCACCTGTTCTGACGCGGCGCGCCTCAGATAAACGGCCAGTCGGCCTCGGTGACGAAGAGATAGGCGTCGGGGCAGGGCGGTTCCCAGCGGTACCGGGTGAGGTCGCAGGTTTCCGACGCGTCAAAGCGGATGCCCTCGGCTTCCAGGAGCATGCGCTGGAGGATGGGCCTCTCCACCTCGCTGTGGGCGCTGATGCCGCCGCGGCTGTTGATGACGCGGTGCCAGGGCACGTCGCCGCGTGGCCCGGCGGCGCGCATCGCGTAGCCAACGGCGCGCGCGGCGCGGGGACAGCCCAAGATCGCCGCGATCTGGCCATAGGTCATGACGCGGCCTTGGGGGATCTCCCGCACGAGGCGGTATACGGCTTCGTAAAATCTTGACATAGCCCACGGTAACATGTGGTAGTATGGAGTTTACACATATGCAGGGCAAGGGGGCTCGCGCATGAAGAGGATAGGCAAATGAGCGAACCGGCTGTGAGCTTCGCGGAGACCGAGGCCCCGCTCGCCGCGCTGGTGCTGCATCCGGTCCATGGAGACGAGAAGGACGCGTTCACCGTTTCCCTGGAACAAGACGTGATGTCGTTGATCTCGCCGGATGAACGGCTGGTTTTGATGCTGCCGCGCGAGGAGGCGGCGCGCCACATCCGTTTCAATTACGACGTGTTTCACGGGCGGACGGTCTCGTTTGTCATTGTCGAGGGTCTTAAGGCGCACACGTTCAAATGCCCGCTTCTGGAACTCGAGCAGCTGCTGAACTGGCTACCGCAGAAGCCGCGCGAGGAACAGGAGCGCGAAGTGCGCCGGTACGGCGTGGCCATCGTACTGCTGGGCGCCGGGCTGCTCCTGTTTCCGCAGTATTTCTTCTGGGTATGGGGCCTGGCGCTGGTCTTCCTCGGGCTGGCGGACATCTGGTGGTCCCGAGACATGTTCTA
The DNA window shown above is from Candidatus Hydrogenedentota bacterium and carries:
- the ruvA gene encoding Holliday junction branch migration protein RuvA; this encodes MFAFLRGTVEHKGAGQIALDVGGIGYAVLVPDTVHRRLAQHQEVKLLTYCHIREDAFQIYGFLKEEERSLFMTLLEINGVGPRVALAVVSFLAPAAFGRALLENDLKAFTGVPGVGKKLAQRILLEMKTKLGQDTELSAILGEPAAEAAPGEGDDVYEALISLGCTPAEARNAALHARKKLGPDAPAEELVRAALRSMARA
- the ruvB gene encoding Holliday junction branch migration DNA helicase RuvB, with amino-acid sequence MADMEIVSPQPVDDDRVFDEQIRPQRFEDFPGQDPIKEKLRIAIAAAKQRGEPLDHLLLSGPPGLGKTTLARIIANEMGVNIRQSTGPVIERQADLSAMLTSLEEFDVFFIDEIHRLNHAVEETLYSAMEDFEVDIMLGKGPTARSMKIGLKPFTLIGATTRAGLLTPPLRARFGDTCRFEFYSPAELQRIVVRAARILKVEVDNDGALEIATRSRGTARIANRLLRRVRDYAQVKGDGVVTREAADAALHMLRIDALGLDDMDRAIIRTVIEKFSGGPVGVSSLGVAVGEERQTLEEVHEPYLIQVGFLKRTPQGRVATPLAYRHMGLEPPPAAAQPHLF
- a CDS encoding methylated-DNA--[protein]-cysteine S-methyltransferase, with product MLPWAMSRFYEAVYRLVREIPQGRVMTYGQIAAILGCPRAARAVGYAMRAAGPRGDVPWHRVINSRGGISAHSEVERPILQRMLLEAEGIRFDASETCDLTRYRWEPPCPDAYLFVTEADWPFI